Genomic window (Gelria sp. Kuro-4):
TGGTGCCTGACCTGGCCGCCTACGTGGCCGGCGGCATAAGCCAGTTCGACTTCCTGGGCGAGCCGGAAGAGCTCGCGCCGGCGGCGGAGCGGGTACATGAGCGCCTGGCGGCGGCCGTGCGCACCACCTCCTCGCACCCGAACCTCCTCGAGGTGCTGGCCCCCGGAGTCTCCAAGGGCCGCGCGCTGGAACGCCTGGCGGAGCTCCTGGGCATCCCTCTCGCCGCCACCGTGGCCGTAGGCGACGGCCTGAACGACCTCGAGATGCTTCGGGGCGCCGGCCTGGGCGTGGCCATGGCCAACGCGCCCGCCGCCGTCCGCTCCCAGGCGCAGTACGTCACCGCCGGCAACAACGAAAACGGCGTCGCCCAGCTCATAAGCAAGCTCCTGGCCGGGGAGCTTTGAAAGCACCTGTGGTCACTCTTCCGCTACGCCCCCAGTTAATGGCAGGTACTGGTAATGGCCGCCAAGCTGTGTTAGAATGGTGCCAAGATGGAGCCGAGGAGAGGGTGGTGGGCATGGAGGTACAGTTTGATCCGGTACGCGCTCGGGAAACCTGGCGCCGGCGCGCCGCTCGGAAAGCGGAAGAAGAGCAGGGACTGCGCGAAGCGGCCCTGGCGCGGGCGCGCATCATCGCAGCCCGGCTGAAAAAAGACTATGGCGTAAAGCGCGTTTATCTGTACGGTTCCCTGGCCTGGGGTCGCTTCGACGAGCATTCCGACATCGACCTTTTCGCCGTCGGCTTCCCGCGGTCGGCCAACTACTGGGCCGCCTTGGCCGCCATGGAGCACCTCGCCGTGCCCTTTCCCCTGCAGATCATCCTCGCCGAGACCGCCCATCCCAGCCTGCGCCAGCGCGTCGAGAGGGAGGGGGTACCGTTATGACTAAAAAAGAGTTCCTGCTCGTTCAAGCCAAGATCACCGCCGAGCTGAACAACATCGCCGCCTTGGAAGAGGAACTGGCGGCCCACGGGTTTCTCGCTGCAACACCGTCAGGAAAGCTCCCGGCTTTTCCTTCCGGCGCTTCCGGCGATAGTTTTCAGTTGCGCGCCCTCGGTTCTGTTCTCCACGACTTTTACGTAGCCGTGGAGAACATCTTCGAGGTGATTGCGCGCGAAATCGATGAGTCTCTGCCTTCCGGCCCAGCCTGGCACGTTGCCTTGCTGAAGCAGATGACGCTCGCCGTGCCGGAGCTTCGCCCCGCCGTCATCCGCAAAGCCACCGCCGCTAAACTCGACCAGTACCGCGCCTTTCGTCACGTCTTTCGCAACGTCTACGGCTTTAATCTCGACAGCGAACGCCTCCGCGGCCTCCTGACGGACTTCCCCCTCACCCTCACGGCCCTGCGCACCGACCTCACGGCCTTCCAAGAGCAAATACGCACCCTCCTCAGCGATTAAAAAAGCCCGGCCAGGCCGGGCTTTTCGCTACGGTAGAGCATGCATCGCCTCTTTAACTCGTGGGTATAAACCCTCAAAAACAGAAAACAGCGTGTCGTAGACTACTCGGTTGCGCTGCCGGGGAGTAAATATCCGTACAGTACTTCTTAGAGGAGGGAGGTTAGGGTCCAGCGGGCCCTGAAAAACTCCACCGGCTATACCGCCGAGCAATGCGGCCCCGTAAGCAGCGGCATTTTGGAATGCCAGGGCTTTATACGTTACTCCTAAGACGTCGGCCCGCACCTGTAAACCCAACCGGCTTTGGGTTGCACCGCCCACACAAGGAAGGCAGCTCAGCTCAAACCCCCAGCGGGCTTTCGCTCTTTCGTAAATCTGCCGCAGTCCGAACGCCACTCCTTCGTACACCGCCCGGATCAAGTCGGCCCGCTCAGTGCCGAGACGTAGGCCCAGCCAGAGGCCGCGGGCAGCGGGGTCAAAAATTGGGCTCCTTTCCCCTGCAAGGTAAGGCAAGAAAACGACGCCGTTTGCCCCGGGAGGAGATTTCTCGGCTTCCCGTTCCAGATCGGCCGGAGTCGCCAACTCGTGGAAAATCTGCCTGCGCAGCCAGTTTATTGCTCCGCCCGCCGTCGACATGGCCCCGTGGGCTAACCAGCGTCCAGGCAGAACATGGGCCCGGTTTAGGAATGCCGGATGGAACTCTGGCTCTTCCAGGCAGAAGGTAAGGACATCAGACGTCCCGGCACTTTCAAAAGCATCACCGCGCTGCTTAAGTCCTAGGGCAAAGCCTGCCGCCGCTGTATCCGCACAACCCACCGCCACCGGCAGGCCGGAAGGAAGCCCGGTCTCCCCGGCAGCCTGTTTCGTTACCGCTCCGGCACACATGTAGGGTGATCTAATCGGCGGCAATCGGTGAACAAGTATGCCCGCAAGATCGGTCAACCGTTCGTCCCAGCGGTCAGGCATCGAAACGCGCACCAGGCCTGAATATGAAGCTGTGGTGGGGTCGACTGACAATTCTCCGGTCAGCTTCTCTGCCAAAAAAGTATTCAGAAACCCAATCTTGGCTGTTCTCTCCCAGCTTTCCGGCTCCTCACGCTTAATCCAGCGTACTGTACCGACCGAACAGGTGGAAGGAATGGGGCGGTTGCCCACATAATCCTGAAAAGCCGGTACGCCGCCCAGGGCTGCGCTTAGGTCGGCTACTTCGTTAAACCCCCGATTGTCCAGGTATGGGATACCGGGCCGAACAGCCCGGCCATCCTTGGTGAAAAGGACCGTAGTGGGGCTGGTTACACTCAAGCCCAGCCCGGCCATTCCCCCTAAACCATCCGTTACTCGGCGAAAAACCTTGGTCACAGCCTGCCAGTAAAGATCCAAATCCAGGTCCACCCAACCGGCACGCGGAGCGCTTAGGGCCACCTCCGCCTCCGCCTGTCGAATCGGCTCGCCCGAAACCTGGAATACACAGGCCTTGACGCTACTCGTCCCCGCATCCAGTCCCACGATTAACGGGGAGCTCACGGGATGATCGCCACCTTAATGCCCTGCCCGGACTCCGCGAGTTTGAACGCTTCCCAGCCGCGGTCGAGAGGATAGCGATGCGTTACGATGCGACCGGCGTCCACTAACCCTTTACCGATGAGGCGCAAAGCAAGCCCGTAGTCTTCACGGCGTGCAGCGCTCGTGCCTGTAATCTTCAGCTCATTGTAATGGATCAGGTTCACATCCATGGACGCTGCGTCACCCACCGAGAAACCGGCGAAGAAGTTGACCGATCCCCCCTTGCGAACCAAGGTGAGTGCCTGTTCGGCCAGAGCCGGAATACCGATGGCCAGGATTACCGCGTCTGCGCCGAGCCGGTCCGTGGCGTTCTTAACAACACCGTTCAGGTCCTCTACCTCGGGGTTTACTACAAGGTCCGCCCCGAGCTCCAGCGCCATACTTCGCCTCTGATCGTTGGGCTCGCTCACAATCACCCGGCCGGCGCCAGCCGCCTTGGCCAGGGCGAGATGCATGAGACCAATAGGCCCGGCCCCCAAGATGACAACTGCATCGCCGAGGCCGATCTGGGAGTTCCTCTGCCCGTTGACGCAACAGGCCAAGGGCTCGGCCAGGGCCGCCGCTTCGAACGGCAGGTCTGCGGGAAGCCGGTAGACATTCCCTCCGTGGACGGCGGCGGCAGGAATACGCACATACTCCGCAAACGCCCCCTCGTACTCGTAGCCAAGCGCCGTTCGGTTGGCGCAGACGTTTTCGCGTCCCTTTTTGCAGTAGGCGCAGGTGTGACAGGGAATAACGGGAGCCACTCCGACGCGGTCGCCTGGCCGGAATTCCCCCACGTCCGGCCCGGCGGCCACAACCGTGCCGGCGAATTCATGGCCTAGAATCGAGGGCGTGCGTACACCCTTCGTCTTCTTGCCGCGAAAAATCCTAAGGTCTGTCCCGCAGATGAGGCAGGCCGCCACCTTAACCAGAATGTCTCCCGGGCCCAGCTCGGGAACGGGGACCTCCGCGAGTTCCAGCTGGTTGGGGCCGTAGAACACTAACGCACGCATGAAGAAAGTACCCCCTATTTCTGCTCGGCCGCCTCACGGTAAACCTGGAGCGCTTCTTCCACCGACGCCCCGTGGTGTACGATGGCTTTTAAAGCTGCGATCACCGCCGCCGGGTTGGCATCTTCCCAAACGAAGCGGCCGTAAGTCACGCCCGCCATGCCGGCCTGAATACCTTCCCAAGTCATGCGCAGGTACGATTCCAGGTCGTTACCCGGCGAACCGCCGGCAATGACTACCCGAGCAGGGCAGGCGGCAACTACGTCGGCGAACGAGTCGGCAGAGCCTGTCCAGTTGGTTTTTACAATATCGGCGCCCAGCTCTGCCCCAGCGCGCACGGCGTAGGCAACCGCACCGGCGGCCTTAGGGTCCGCCACCTGCGAACCGCGCGGATAGATATGGGTCACGAGCGGCAGGCCGGCCGCCGCAGCTTCTTTGCTGATGCGCGCCAGGTGGCTCAGCTGCCGTGCCTGCTCGGGCCCGCCCACGATAACGCCCACGGAAATGGCATCAGCCCCCAGGCGTATCGCCTCCTCTACATCGGCTACCGGCGTATCATAGTCAGCATGGTAAGGCGCAAAGGTGGTCGCCTTCATAATGAGGGGGATCCGGCCCGCATACGGGGGAAAAACCGTTTCGGCAATGCCCTTGTGCATGGTAACGGCGTTGGGCCGCCCGGCAACCACCTTGGCCACTGTTTCACGGATATTGACCAAACCGGGCAATACCCCGCGGGCCATGGCGTGATCTACGGTAATACCTACAAAACGTTTGGATTCAGGATCCAGCAAGCGGTTGAGACGTACTTCTTTCCCCAACAACAACATAACCAGCTCCTTTTCTTAGATGGTCACTCAGCGACAATCACCTGCACGCCGGCTTTCTCTATGGCGGAGCGGAAGGCAGAGTCAATCCCGCTGTCGGTGACCAGCACATTAATCCGCGTCACCGGGCAGACGCTCGCCAGCCCTGTCTTACTGAATTTGCTCGAGTCCACCACGGCTATCAACTGGCGGCTGATCTCCACCATTTTACGGCGGATGGGCATCGACTCAATGTCGTGCTTGGTAAGCCCTTCTTCCAGGCTAAGGGCGCTGCCACCCATAACGCAGATCTGGGCATGCATTCCCGCCAGCATCTGTTCCCCCATTCCACCGAAAAGGTTGTAGGCATGAGGGCGCATGATGCCGCCGGTGACAATAACCACGATGTTTTCTTTGTCCCGCAGTTCATAGGCAATCTCCACACTATCAGTGATGACGCGCAGCGGCTGCACAGGGTTGAGCGCCCGCGCCACCTCCAATGTGGTCGTGCCTGCGTCAAGGATAATGCTGCCGGCATTTTCCACCAGTCTGGCCGCCGCCTGGCCGATTTTTTTCTTCTCTACGGCGTGTTTTTGCGCCCGCACGTGTTCGCTCATCTCTTCCGGCAGCCGGCCGGCCAAACAGGTGCCGCCTCGTGTTCTCACCAGCACCCCTGCCTGTTCGAGCTCGATAAGGTCGCGCCGGATGGTTGATAACGAGGCCCCCACGATTTGGGCTAGTTCAGTGACAGAAAGCCAACCT
Coding sequences:
- a CDS encoding Cof-type HAD-IIB family hydrolase encodes the protein MSPLRYRLLALDLDGTLLTDDSRLTLETEAAVKAAQAAGLTVTLATGRLLADALPYARRLGLTAPLILHHGALLMTPAGVVLAHQMIAGGAAQKLVQTARELELSCQAYAAGELVVERITTWTRIYLGYSAVEPVVVPDLAAYVAGGISQFDFLGEPEELAPAAERVHERLAAAVRTTSSHPNLLEVLAPGVSKGRALERLAELLGIPLAATVAVGDGLNDLEMLRGAGLGVAMANAPAAVRSQAQYVTAGNNENGVAQLISKLLAGEL
- a CDS encoding nucleotidyltransferase family protein, which gives rise to MEVQFDPVRARETWRRRAARKAEEEQGLREAALARARIIAARLKKDYGVKRVYLYGSLAWGRFDEHSDIDLFAVGFPRSANYWAALAAMEHLAVPFPLQIILAETAHPSLRQRVEREGVPL
- a CDS encoding FGGY-family carbohydrate kinase, coding for MSSPLIVGLDAGTSSVKACVFQVSGEPIRQAEAEVALSAPRAGWVDLDLDLYWQAVTKVFRRVTDGLGGMAGLGLSVTSPTTVLFTKDGRAVRPGIPYLDNRGFNEVADLSAALGGVPAFQDYVGNRPIPSTCSVGTVRWIKREEPESWERTAKIGFLNTFLAEKLTGELSVDPTTASYSGLVRVSMPDRWDERLTDLAGILVHRLPPIRSPYMCAGAVTKQAAGETGLPSGLPVAVGCADTAAAGFALGLKQRGDAFESAGTSDVLTFCLEEPEFHPAFLNRAHVLPGRWLAHGAMSTAGGAINWLRRQIFHELATPADLEREAEKSPPGANGVVFLPYLAGERSPIFDPAARGLWLGLRLGTERADLIRAVYEGVAFGLRQIYERAKARWGFELSCLPCVGGATQSRLGLQVRADVLGVTYKALAFQNAAAYGAALLGGIAGGVFQGPLDPNLPPLRSTVRIFTPRQRNRVVYDTLFSVFEGLYPRVKEAMHALP
- a CDS encoding zinc-dependent dehydrogenase translates to MRALVFYGPNQLELAEVPVPELGPGDILVKVAACLICGTDLRIFRGKKTKGVRTPSILGHEFAGTVVAAGPDVGEFRPGDRVGVAPVIPCHTCAYCKKGRENVCANRTALGYEYEGAFAEYVRIPAAAVHGGNVYRLPADLPFEAAALAEPLACCVNGQRNSQIGLGDAVVILGAGPIGLMHLALAKAAGAGRVIVSEPNDQRRSMALELGADLVVNPEVEDLNGVVKNATDRLGADAVILAIGIPALAEQALTLVRKGGSVNFFAGFSVGDAASMDVNLIHYNELKITGTSAARREDYGLALRLIGKGLVDAGRIVTHRYPLDRGWEAFKLAESGQGIKVAIIP
- a CDS encoding class I fructose-bisphosphate aldolase, which gives rise to MLLLGKEVRLNRLLDPESKRFVGITVDHAMARGVLPGLVNIRETVAKVVAGRPNAVTMHKGIAETVFPPYAGRIPLIMKATTFAPYHADYDTPVADVEEAIRLGADAISVGVIVGGPEQARQLSHLARISKEAAAAGLPLVTHIYPRGSQVADPKAAGAVAYAVRAGAELGADIVKTNWTGSADSFADVVAACPARVVIAGGSPGNDLESYLRMTWEGIQAGMAGVTYGRFVWEDANPAAVIAALKAIVHHGASVEEALQVYREAAEQK
- a CDS encoding DeoR/GlpR family DNA-binding transcription regulator, with protein sequence MLAAQRREEIRSALQQKGWLSVTELAQIVGASLSTIRRDLIELEQAGVLVRTRGGTCLAGRLPEEMSEHVRAQKHAVEKKKIGQAAARLVENAGSIILDAGTTTLEVARALNPVQPLRVITDSVEIAYELRDKENIVVIVTGGIMRPHAYNLFGGMGEQMLAGMHAQICVMGGSALSLEEGLTKHDIESMPIRRKMVEISRQLIAVVDSSKFSKTGLASVCPVTRINVLVTDSGIDSAFRSAIEKAGVQVIVAE